A window from Elusimicrobiota bacterium encodes these proteins:
- a CDS encoding superoxide dismutase, with translation MNHAYAVRTDLRPKRLTGISDEQISQHWALYEGYVKNVNLLNDKLAAMREKKSFGPEFAELKRRLGFEYDGMILHEHYFGILKSGCKPPGDGAETTKLMKESFGGYAAWLREFAAVGNMRGAGWAILYYDPSAHALTNHWIGDHEVGHPAGFIPILVMDVWEHAYMVDAGAGGRAAYVEAFLANVDWPLVERNVEDASHSAAVRF, from the coding sequence ATGAATCACGCATATGCTGTCCGGACGGACCTGCGGCCGAAGCGGCTGACGGGGATCAGCGACGAGCAGATCAGCCAGCACTGGGCGCTGTACGAAGGCTACGTCAAGAACGTCAACCTCCTCAACGACAAGCTCGCCGCCATGCGCGAGAAGAAGAGCTTCGGGCCGGAGTTCGCGGAGCTCAAGCGGCGGCTGGGGTTCGAGTACGACGGGATGATCCTGCATGAGCACTACTTCGGGATCCTGAAGAGCGGGTGCAAGCCCCCGGGCGACGGCGCCGAGACGACGAAGCTGATGAAGGAGTCGTTCGGCGGCTACGCCGCCTGGCTGCGGGAGTTCGCCGCCGTCGGGAACATGCGCGGGGCGGGCTGGGCGATCCTCTATTATGACCCGTCGGCGCACGCGCTGACGAACCACTGGATCGGCGACCACGAGGTCGGCCACCCGGCGGGATTCATCCCGATCCTCGTCATGGACGTTTGGGAGCACGCCTACATGGTGGACGCGGGAGCCGGCGGGCGCGCGGCGTACGTCGAAGCGTTCCTCGCCAACGTGGACTGGCCCCTGGTGGAGCGCAACGTCGAGGACGCCAGCCACAGCGCGGCCGTCCGCTTCTGA
- a CDS encoding PAS domain S-box protein, with protein sequence MPAQKLLPERIGPSERTAGVMAGTYAAAAGVWIVASDRLLGSLPADVSTLTRLQTLKGWFFVAATALLFFIFIRRALERMRLTAERLSASEEKFRTLVERSLAGIYVIQDGRFAYVNARFANIFGYRPEDVVGRLSVDDLVSPGDRALVAENLRKRVSGEILYINYQFRGVRADGAPVDVEVAGEQTTVGGRPAVIGTLLDHTERNQLQKQALETQKLETLGLLAGGIVHDFGNVVGAITGHAELMELELPPGSDARRNAEEIRDCAVQASILTRQLLTFSRRQKLEAVPVDLNAAVRDCAAMLRSAAGPAVRLDLNLEDGLGSVRAAPGQIEQALMNLVINARDAMTGGGVVAVATRRGALSVPGGPDRPCAMLSVRDTGTGMDRETLSRVFEVFFTTKAQGKGTGLGLPTVQRIAENAGGRVEIDSSPGIGTTVRVLLPLADPVIL encoded by the coding sequence GTGCCCGCTCAGAAGCTCCTGCCGGAGAGGATCGGTCCGTCGGAACGCACCGCCGGCGTCATGGCCGGGACCTACGCCGCGGCGGCGGGCGTCTGGATCGTCGCCTCGGACCGGCTCCTGGGCTCGCTGCCGGCCGACGTCTCGACGCTGACCCGGCTGCAGACGCTCAAAGGCTGGTTCTTCGTCGCCGCCACGGCCCTGCTCTTCTTCATCTTCATCCGCCGCGCGCTCGAGCGCATGCGGCTGACGGCGGAGCGGCTGAGCGCCAGCGAGGAGAAGTTCCGCACCCTCGTCGAGCGCTCCCTGGCCGGGATCTACGTCATCCAGGACGGGCGCTTCGCCTACGTCAACGCGCGCTTCGCGAACATCTTCGGCTACCGGCCCGAGGACGTCGTCGGGCGCCTCTCGGTCGACGACCTCGTCTCCCCGGGCGACCGCGCTTTGGTCGCCGAGAACCTGCGCAAGCGGGTCTCCGGGGAGATCCTCTACATCAACTACCAGTTCAGGGGCGTGCGCGCGGACGGCGCCCCCGTCGACGTCGAGGTCGCGGGAGAGCAGACGACGGTCGGCGGCCGCCCGGCGGTCATCGGAACCCTCCTCGACCACACCGAGCGCAACCAGCTCCAGAAGCAGGCCCTGGAGACGCAGAAGCTGGAGACGCTCGGCCTTCTCGCCGGCGGCATCGTCCACGATTTCGGGAACGTCGTCGGGGCCATCACCGGCCACGCCGAGCTCATGGAGCTCGAGCTGCCTCCCGGGTCGGACGCCCGCCGCAACGCCGAGGAGATCCGGGACTGCGCCGTGCAGGCGTCGATCCTGACCCGCCAGCTCCTGACCTTCAGCCGCCGTCAGAAGCTGGAGGCGGTCCCCGTGGACCTCAACGCCGCCGTGCGCGACTGCGCGGCGATGCTGCGCAGCGCGGCCGGCCCCGCCGTCCGCCTCGACCTGAACCTCGAGGACGGCCTCGGCTCGGTCCGCGCCGCGCCCGGGCAGATCGAGCAGGCGCTGATGAACCTGGTCATCAACGCCCGCGACGCGATGACCGGCGGGGGCGTGGTCGCGGTCGCCACGCGGCGCGGCGCGCTCAGCGTCCCGGGCGGGCCGGACAGGCCCTGCGCGATGCTCAGCGTCCGCGACACGGGCACGGGCATGGACCGGGAGACCCTGAGCCGCGTCTTCGAGGTCTTCTTCACGACGAAGGCCCAGGGCAAGGGCACGGGCCTCGGCCTGCCCACGGTCCAGCGCATCGCGGAGAACGCCGGCGGCCGCGTCGAGATCGACAGCTCCCCCGGGATCGGCACCACGGTGCGGGTGCTGCTCCCGCTGGCCGACCCCGTTATCCTATAA
- the dapB gene encoding 4-hydroxy-tetrahydrodipicolinate reductase: MATPLKIAICGASGRTGSRVAALAATDPRFHLLARVGRAQAAEFEDEAGACGAVIDFTTPDSCVRFAAACGRSAVPFITGTTGLSVVQRAQVASAARKTAVFMAPNFSRGVTMLLLLAEEAARRLPGYDAAIVETHRNGKKDAPSGTALRVAQAVNEGRASADPVPTASVRVGGVVGDHALTLAGPFERLTLSHIAESRDAFALGALEAALWTARKKPGLYDMLDLMGLR, from the coding sequence ATGGCCACCCCCCTCAAGATCGCGATCTGCGGAGCCTCGGGAAGGACGGGCTCGCGCGTCGCCGCCCTGGCCGCGACGGACCCGCGCTTCCACCTGCTGGCGCGCGTCGGCCGCGCCCAGGCCGCCGAGTTCGAGGACGAGGCCGGCGCCTGCGGCGCGGTGATCGACTTCACCACCCCCGATTCCTGCGTCCGGTTCGCCGCCGCGTGCGGCCGGAGCGCGGTGCCGTTCATCACCGGGACCACCGGCCTGTCCGTCGTCCAGCGCGCCCAGGTCGCCTCCGCCGCGCGCAAGACCGCGGTGTTCATGGCCCCGAACTTCAGCCGCGGCGTGACCATGCTCCTGCTCCTCGCCGAGGAGGCCGCGCGCCGCCTGCCCGGCTACGACGCCGCGATCGTCGAGACGCACCGCAACGGCAAGAAGGACGCCCCCTCCGGCACGGCCCTGCGCGTCGCCCAGGCCGTCAACGAGGGCCGCGCGTCGGCCGACCCGGTGCCGACGGCCTCCGTGCGCGTCGGCGGCGTCGTCGGCGACCACGCTTTGACCTTGGCCGGGCCCTTCGAGCGCCTCACGCTCTCCCACATCGCCGAGTCCCGGGACGCGTTCGCGCTCGGCGCCCTCGAGGCGGCGCTGTGGACCGCGCGCAAGAAGCCGGGCCTGTACGACATGCTCGACCTGATGGGGCTGAGATGA
- the folK gene encoding 2-amino-4-hydroxy-6-hydroxymethyldihydropteridine diphosphokinase, translated as MKPRRALLLLGANLGDRAAALRRAVAGLDALEGCRVLRASRVYETAPVGPSDKPYLNQAVALETTRTATGLLIEAKRLEALAGRRPGLRWGARALDVDLVSLGRERVRTPWLTVPHPAAAGRAFALTPLRDIAPSFKPDGRRTVAALLAAMKPDPRIVRLWRNGR; from the coding sequence GTGAAGCCGCGCCGGGCGCTGCTCCTGCTCGGCGCGAACCTCGGAGACCGAGCCGCGGCCCTGCGCCGCGCCGTCGCGGGGCTGGACGCCCTCGAGGGTTGCCGCGTGCTCAGGGCTTCCCGGGTCTACGAGACCGCCCCGGTCGGCCCCAGCGACAAGCCCTACCTCAACCAGGCGGTCGCGCTCGAGACGACGCGCACCGCGACCGGCCTGCTCATCGAGGCCAAGCGGCTCGAGGCTCTCGCCGGGCGGCGTCCCGGCCTGCGCTGGGGCGCCCGCGCGCTCGACGTGGACCTCGTCTCCCTCGGGCGGGAGCGCGTGCGCACGCCCTGGCTCACCGTCCCGCACCCGGCCGCGGCGGGCCGCGCCTTCGCCCTGACGCCGCTGCGGGACATCGCCCCGTCCTTCAAGCCGGACGGCCGCCGGACCGTCGCCGCCCTGCTCGCGGCTATGAAGCCGGACCCTCGAATTGTTAGACTCTGGCGGAATGGCCGATAA
- the panB gene encoding 3-methyl-2-oxobutanoate hydroxymethyltransferase, giving the protein MADKTKPASYAGAVKSVTVSTLLDMKRKGVKIAMLTAYDFPTARLAEEAGVDVILVGDSVGMTKLGYESTLPVTIDEMVHHVKAVKRGLSRALLVADMPYLSYEIDLKEAVRNAGRLLKEGGAHAVKVEGGMEVASTIKEFLKINVPVFGHLGLTPQAVNRLGGYKVQGRSPEAAEKILTEARILEGAGCCAVVLECVPADLAKEITKRLQIPTIGIGAGPHCDGQVLVSDDLLGLTEAGPTKFVKRYADLRAQSLKAIGDYCREVRDGSFPGPEHSFTSQK; this is encoded by the coding sequence ATGGCCGATAAAACGAAGCCCGCCTCCTACGCCGGCGCCGTGAAAAGCGTCACGGTCTCCACGCTCCTCGACATGAAGCGCAAGGGCGTCAAGATCGCCATGCTCACCGCCTACGATTTCCCGACCGCGCGCCTGGCCGAGGAGGCCGGCGTGGACGTGATCCTCGTCGGCGACTCGGTCGGCATGACGAAGCTCGGCTACGAGAGCACCTTGCCCGTCACCATCGACGAGATGGTCCACCACGTCAAGGCCGTCAAGCGCGGCCTGTCCCGCGCCCTGCTCGTGGCCGACATGCCCTACCTCTCCTACGAGATCGACCTCAAGGAGGCCGTGCGCAACGCCGGCCGCCTCTTGAAGGAAGGCGGCGCGCACGCCGTCAAGGTCGAAGGCGGGATGGAGGTCGCCTCGACGATCAAGGAGTTCCTGAAGATCAACGTCCCCGTGTTCGGCCACCTCGGCCTGACGCCCCAGGCCGTCAACCGCCTCGGCGGCTACAAGGTCCAGGGCCGCAGCCCCGAGGCCGCGGAGAAGATCCTCACCGAGGCGAGGATACTCGAGGGCGCCGGCTGCTGCGCCGTGGTGCTCGAGTGCGTGCCCGCCGACCTCGCCAAGGAGATCACCAAGCGCCTGCAGATCCCGACCATCGGCATCGGCGCCGGCCCGCACTGCGACGGCCAGGTGCTGGTCAGCGACGACCTGCTGGGACTCACCGAGGCGGGCCCGACCAAGTTCGTCAAGCGCTACGCCGACCTGCGCGCGCAGTCGCTCAAGGCGATCGGCGACTACTGCCGCGAGGTCCGCGACGGGTCCTTCCCCGGCCCCGAGCACTCCTTCACCTCCCAAAAATGA
- a CDS encoding alpha/beta hydrolase: MIWLAAAILLAAAVYALCWWGAGIILHPPAMSPMWIFPEQFGLRYEKISFHTRDGLELKGWFIPSLTGDKRTIVMCHGWGDNKGELLKQTYFLNENGGFNLMYFDFRSHGESEGEITTIGGLETIDFDAAIEWLRKAKPALADSIGVFGLSMGAAVTVASLPKHPDLRCAAVESPFSDYRTVIKRWAWNNMKLPYYPLVAITLFILRSRVKNPEIDQFNPVESAPRISPRPLLVIGGEFDRLMTPEDVKKVFDAAREPKQLWMVPKAWHAKCREAAGMEYDTRVVGFFSRNL, from the coding sequence ATGATCTGGCTGGCCGCCGCGATCCTGCTCGCCGCCGCCGTCTACGCCCTGTGCTGGTGGGGGGCGGGCATCATCCTGCATCCGCCGGCGATGTCCCCGATGTGGATCTTTCCGGAACAATTCGGGCTCCGCTACGAAAAAATCTCCTTTCATACGCGCGACGGCCTGGAGCTCAAGGGCTGGTTCATCCCCTCGCTCACGGGCGACAAGCGCACCATCGTCATGTGCCACGGCTGGGGCGACAACAAGGGCGAGCTGCTCAAGCAGACCTACTTCCTCAACGAGAACGGCGGCTTCAACCTCATGTACTTCGACTTCCGCTCCCATGGCGAGAGCGAGGGCGAGATCACGACCATCGGCGGCCTGGAGACGATCGACTTCGACGCGGCGATCGAATGGCTGAGGAAGGCCAAGCCGGCCCTCGCCGATTCGATCGGCGTGTTCGGGCTGTCCATGGGGGCGGCCGTGACCGTCGCGTCCCTGCCGAAGCATCCGGACCTGCGCTGCGCCGCCGTCGAGAGCCCCTTCTCCGACTACCGCACCGTGATCAAGCGCTGGGCGTGGAACAACATGAAGCTCCCGTATTATCCGCTGGTCGCGATCACGCTCTTCATCCTGCGCTCGCGCGTGAAGAACCCCGAGATCGACCAGTTCAACCCCGTCGAGTCCGCCCCGAGGATCTCGCCGCGCCCCCTGCTCGTGATCGGCGGGGAGTTCGACCGCTTGATGACGCCCGAGGACGTGAAGAAGGTCTTCGACGCCGCGCGCGAGCCCAAGCAGCTGTGGATGGTCCCCAAGGCCTGGCACGCCAAATGCCGCGAGGCCGCGGGCATGGAGTACGACACGAGAGTGGTCGGGTTCTTCTCGAGGAATCTTTGA
- a CDS encoding pantoate--beta-alanine ligase, whose protein sequence is MPRGRGHGVRHESGRVLLEESLTLIPVVRTKKALAGLVAGWRRKGLGVGFVPTMGALHAGHAALVKRSAAENDRTVVSVFVNPLQFGPNEDYGRYPRALPADRELVAAAGADAVYAPSAEEMYPKGFRTHVEVEGLSDLYCGKYRPGHFRGVATVVLKLFNQVRPDRAYFGEKDWQQVRILETMIRDLDMAVRLVRVPIVREADGLAMSSRNAYLSPAERRAAPALRAALEAGRKEARRPNSRPETVGASVRRALAGTGLKLQYASALDGRLLAAAYLGKTRLIDNIQL, encoded by the coding sequence ATGCCGCGAGGCCGCGGGCATGGAGTACGACACGAGAGTGGTCGGGTTCTTCTCGAGGAATCTTTGACCCTGATCCCCGTCGTCCGGACCAAGAAGGCGCTGGCGGGACTCGTCGCCGGCTGGCGGCGCAAAGGCCTCGGCGTCGGGTTCGTGCCGACGATGGGCGCCCTGCACGCCGGTCACGCGGCGCTCGTGAAGCGCTCGGCCGCCGAGAACGACCGGACCGTGGTCTCCGTCTTCGTCAATCCGCTCCAGTTCGGCCCGAACGAGGACTACGGCCGGTATCCCCGCGCCCTGCCGGCGGACCGGGAGCTCGTCGCCGCGGCGGGCGCCGACGCCGTGTACGCGCCCTCGGCGGAGGAGATGTATCCGAAGGGGTTTCGCACTCACGTCGAAGTCGAAGGCCTGTCCGACCTCTACTGCGGGAAGTATCGCCCCGGCCATTTCCGCGGCGTCGCGACCGTCGTGCTCAAGCTCTTCAATCAGGTCCGGCCCGACCGCGCCTATTTTGGAGAAAAGGACTGGCAGCAGGTCCGCATCCTCGAGACCATGATCCGCGACCTCGACATGGCCGTGCGACTCGTCCGCGTCCCGATAGTCCGCGAGGCCGACGGCCTGGCGATGTCGAGCCGCAACGCCTACCTGTCCCCCGCCGAACGCCGCGCCGCCCCGGCCCTGCGGGCGGCGCTGGAAGCGGGCAGGAAGGAAGCGCGCCGCCCGAACTCGCGGCCCGAGACCGTCGGCGCCTCCGTGCGCCGCGCTTTGGCCGGCACCGGCCTGAAGCTGCAGTACGCCTCCGCCCTGGACGGCCGGCTGCTCGCCGCCGCCTATCTGGGGAAAACGCGATTGATTGACAATATCCAACTCTAA